The genomic window attgtgtacttttTGTAATTTCGGggaactgatttgtaacaggggacacatcagacagcatccacccaaacgagatttctcacaTTTGGCCGGGCTGGGGGGGCTATTACCCCTACATTAAGCTGCCAGACGAAGCGAGAGTTACATAAGCctagatgacgaagtgaatcgcTCCCCACAATCACAGCAGGCGAACGGCCTCTCCAGTTTGAAgtcaatgatgcacatttggttgatttggctgagagaatctcttcccaaagtctgagcaggtgatcgaCCTCTAACCacagtgaactcgctggtgtctctgtagttgagatgaccaaatgaatccctttccacagtccgagcaggtgaacggctgctcCCTGGTGtgtactcgctgatgtaccttcagttgagatgagctagtgaatccctttccacaggctgagcaggtgaatggcctctccccagtgtgaactctctgatgtaccttcagttgggatgagcaagggaatcccttcccacagtctgagcagctgaatggcctctccccagtgtgaactcgctgatgtaccttcagtatAGATgagcgagtgaatcccttcccacagtctgagcaggtgaatggcctctcgccagtgtgaactcgctgatgtacacTCAGTTGGTATGAGCAAgggaatctcttcccacagtctgagcaggtgaacggcctctcgccggtgtgaactcgctgatgtaccctcAGTTGGGATGAGGAAgggaaccccttcccacagtctgagcagatgaatggcctctcaccagtgtgaactcgctggtgtaccttcagttcagatgactgagtgaaacccttcccacagtctgagcaggtgaatggcctctccccagtgtgaactcgctggtgtaccttcagttcagatgactgagtgaatcgcttcccacagtctgagcaggtgaaaggcctctccccagtgtgaactcgctgatgtaccctcagttgggatgagcaagggaatcccttcccacagtctgagcagatgaacggcctctctccagtgtgaactcgctgatgtacctttagtTGGGATGAGCaagggaatcccttcccacagtccgagcaggtgaacggctgctcccttgtgtgaactcgttggtgagccatcagttgagatgaccgaatgaatcccttcccacagtctgaacaggtaaatggcctctcgccagtgtgaacttgcttatGTGTCTTCAGGTTAGATGagcaaatgaatcccttcccacagtccgagcaggtgaaaggtctctccccagtatgaactcgctggtgtttcgtTAGggaggatgactgagtgaatcctgtcccacagtctgagcaggtgaacggcctctctccagtgtgaactctctgatgtaccttcagttgagatgaccgactgaatctcttcccacagtctgagcaggaaaaTGGCCTGACCCCAGTGTGAACAAGCTGGTGTACCatcaggtcagatgaccgagtgaatccctttccacagtctgagcaggtgaatggcctctctccagtgtgaactcgctgatgtaccttcaggttagatgaggaagtgaatcctctcccacagtctgagcaggtgaacggcctctccccagtgtgaactcgctgatgcaccatcagttgCAATGAGCCagggaatcccttcccacagtctgagcaggtgaaaggcctctcaccggtatgaactcgctgatgtaccctcAGTTGAgacgaccgagtgaatcccttcccacagtctgagcaggtgaaaggcctctccccagtgtgaactcgctgatgtaccatcagttcagatgactgagtgaaacccttcccacagtctgagcaggtgaatggcctctccccagtgtgaactcgctggtgtgccattaggtcagatgagcaagtgaatcccctcccacagtctgagcaggtgaacggcctctctccagtgtgaactcgctgatgtattttcagtttagatgagctagtgaatcccatcccacagtctgagcaggtgaacggccgctcaccagtgtgaactcgctgatgtaccttcagttgggatgagcaagtgaatcccttcccacagtctgagcaggtgaacggcctctccccagtgtgaactcgctggtgtaccttcagatgggatgactgagtgaatcccgtcccacagtctgagcaggtgaatggcctctccccagtgtgaactctctgatgtaccttcagctgggatgaccgagtgaatcccttcccacagtccgagcaggtgaacggcctctccccagtgtgaactctctgatgtaccttcagatgggatgactgagtgaatcccttcccacagtccgagcaggtgaacggcctctcccccgtgtgaactcgcagatgagccattaggtcagatgggcaagtgaatcccctcccacaatccgagcagatgaatggccactccccggtgtgaactcactggtgagCCATTATGTCAGATGGCTGAGTGGAtttttccccacaaattcagcagatgaccagcctctgcccagtgtgaactgactggtgtgtccacaggtgggaaatCCGACTgcatcccttctcacacacagaacaggtgaatggccttgtccagtatgaacttgctgatgtacctttagtTGAGATGACCAGGTGAATGGGTTCCCCCATGTAAAATGACGGTCgtgccagtcggtcagatgatcgagtgaatccctccccacagtctgaacaggaaggaagatgaagtgaatcccttgctccacttcgtAAATATCTggtcagagacagcaaaactgacgTGATCTATTGCGATTCCCGTAGACAAATTCCTCATCATTttcaacctgtaaaaagatttataaaatccatcaatggatgtaggacaacatttcagatatcACTTGACTTGTCAAGGTGTGATATTgcttcacactgttacagtgaagatcaacccaagttggagagagaagtcatcttctaactgggcacaatGCTAGTATCttgaatgaccatcaaactctctgatgctcctccTGTCTCTatgagaatggggcatttctgccatccccaatctgtgacctggctctgtttgactctctccattggtattattccctgttcccactgagctgcatgggtgcctggccccacagtaactgaaacactctcacgcaAATAGCCAGtactgcattccatgcaccccactctctgtgtaaaaaaactaacacctgacatcccctcggtatttatttccaagcacctgaaaactatgCCCCATGTGTTAGCCACTTTAGACCTGGGGGAGAAAGCCTCTGggtatccacacaatcaatgcccctcatcatcttttcACCTAAAAtatgctctaaacataaacaaccAAATCATGCATTGCTTTGAGGTTTtgttagaagtatacaaaattaaggtacagatagggtaaatgcaagcagcattttccactgaggttgggtgggatgataaccagaggtcatgggtaagtggcaAAGGTGAAAATTTAACAAGATCGTGTGGAAAAGCTCTTCACTGAAATaggagtgagggtgtggaatgagatgtcagCATGAGTGATGAATATGAGCTCAGTTTCACCATtttaaagaagtttggatgggacccTGGATGGCAGGGTTATGGAGGGCGATGGTACCggtgcaggtagttgcattagacagcttaaatgttttttcagcattgactagatgggccaaatagcctgtttccctACTGAGCTTCTCCATGTTTCTCtgtcagagaagctggccaaacttgtttggaagggaaaaggtaggagtgacaacagagcagcaaaggCTGGTGTTTCTTGGAGCAATTcgggagctgagtgatcgatacatcccaaagaactgAAAGCATTGGAAAtgcaggaggacacaactgtggctgaaatgagaagccaaagccaacataaaagccaaagagagggcaaacaaaagagcaaaatctattgggaagcttttggaaaccaacagaagatgagtaaaaaaaagtcagatgagaTCAGAGTGTGGAATCATGATATTgtacaccctcaaaatttcacttctgaaggcttcccacttatcaagtactcctttgccaaaaaacagc from Hypanus sabinus isolate sHypSab1 chromosome 18, sHypSab1.hap1, whole genome shotgun sequence includes these protein-coding regions:
- the LOC132407293 gene encoding zinc finger protein 850-like, with product MAHLRVHTGERPFTCSDCGKGFTQSSHLKVHQRVHTGERPFTCSDCGKGFTRSSQLKVHQRVHTGERPFTCSDCGTGFTQSSHLKVHQRVHTGERPFTCSDCGKGFTCSSQLKVHQRVHTGERPFTCSDCGMGFTSSSKLKIHQRVHTGERPFTCSDCGRGFTCSSDLMAHQRVHTGERPFTCSDCGKGFTQSSELMVHQRVHTGERPFTCSDCGKGFTRSSQLRVHQRVHTGERPFTCSDCGKGFPGSLQLMVHQRVHTGERPFTCSDCGRGFTSSSNLKVHQRVHTGERPFTCSDCGKGFTRSSDLMVHQLVHTGVRPFSCSDCGKRFSRSSQLKVHQRVHTGERPFTCSDCGTGFTQSSSLTKHQRVHTGERPFTCSDCGKGFICSSNLKTHKQVHTGERPFTCSDCGKGFIRSSQLMAHQRVHTREQPFTCSDCGKGFPCSSQLKVHQRVHTGERPFICSDCGKGFPCSSQLRVHQRVHTGERPFTCSDCGKRFTQSSELKVHQRVHTGERPFTCSDCGKGFTQSSELKVHQRVHTGERPFICSDCGKGFPSSSQLRVHQRVHTGERPFTCSDCGKRFPCSYQLSVHQRVHTGERPFTCSDCGKGFTRSSILKVHQRVHTGERPFSCSDCGKGFPCSSQLKVHQRVHTGERPFTCSACGKGFTSSSQLKVHQRVHTREQPFTCSDCGKGFIWSSQLQRHQRVHCG